A single genomic interval of Mesoplodon densirostris isolate mMesDen1 chromosome 8, mMesDen1 primary haplotype, whole genome shotgun sequence harbors:
- the LOC132495225 gene encoding cofilin-1-like, translated as MASGVAVSDGAIKAFNDMKVRKSSTPEEVKKREKAVLFCLSEDKKNTILEEGKEILVGDVGQTLDNPYATYVKRLPDKDCCYALYDATYETKESKKEELVFIFWAPECAPLKNKMIYASSKDAIKRKLTGIKHELQANCYEEVKDLCTLAEKLGGSAFISLEGKPL; from the coding sequence atGGCCTCTGGTGTGGCTGTCTCTGATGGGGCCATCAAAGCGTTCAATGATATGAAGGTGCGTAAGTCGTCGACACCAGAGGAGGTGAAGAAGCGCGAGAAGGCGGTGCTCTTCTGCCTGAGCGAGGACAAGAAGAACACCATCTTGGAGGAGGGCAAGGAGATCCTGGTAGGTGATGTGGGTCAGACTCTAGACAACCCCTACGCCACCTATGTCAAGAGGCTGCCAGACAAGGACTGCTGCTACGCCCTCTATGATGCAACCTATGAGACCAAGGAGAGCAAAAAGGAGGAGCTGGTGTTCATCTTCTGGGCCCCTGAGTGTGCACCCCTTAAGAACAAAATGATCTATGCCAGCTCCAAGGACGCCATCAAGAGGAAGCTGACGGGGATCAAGCATGAATTGCAAGCAAACTGCTATGAGGAGGTCAAGGACCTCTGCACCCTGGCAGAGAAGCTGGGGGGCAGCGCCTTCATCTCCCTGGAGGGCAAGCCTTTGTGA